AGATCCTGTCTCCGTCGGGCCTGTTGGTAGTTGATTGGTTTGATTTGATTTCCATTGAATTAGCTATTTAGAAAGTTCAGGTACCTGATTCGCTCAAAGTCTGTGCCAGTTAAGGGAAGGTAAAGTCGATCATTAATCTTGCGGGATAAAATTCTGCGTATATGGTATGGTTTTTGCTGTTTTTTGAATATAGCAATATAACTTTAAGTATTCATGGACAAACGTGAAGTGTACCTGGTCGACGATTCAGCGGATCAACGACTTTTAATCCGCACTATTTTCAAAGAATTTTTACCTAATTACCATGTCCGTTTTTTTCAGGGAGCCGCTGAACTTTACCAGTTCATGGTTCTGCAATCATCTCCCGAATATTCTGGCAGGCATCCAGGTTTGATTATTCTGGATTTACATATGCCTAACATTAACGGCTATGATCTATTACGCCTTGTTCGAAAAACCCCGGATAACCAGTATACAATGTGGTCAACCCTGCCGATCATTATCCTCACAAACAGTTCCTCGGACCAGGATATTCAGAAATGCTATTCAGCCGGAGCCAACTCGTTTATAGTTAAACCGGTAGAATTTGAAGAGCTTCGGTTCCTGATCGAGACGGTCTGTCACTACTGGATAGATTACAATTCCCAGCCCATGCCGGCGAGAAAAGAGAACATCATTTAATTGTACGAAGGGTTTAGCGGGATTTACATGGTCCGACAGGTGCTTTTACGCGCCAATTGTACCAAAAAATAAGAACGGCAGCCGTTCACTAAGTGAAAAAATCCAATTTGCGTATTCTATACCTTACTTTGGTACACAATCATAATTATAGAAGCTGTGGAAGACACTGACAGGGCAATTGGCGCCACCATTATACTGATCTGCATGGTTGCGTACTCCATTTATTCCACTTTCCGCAAAAGACGCAGGGAAGAGAGAAAAAAGAAAATCCTCAAAGAAGGCGTGGAAGCTAATGCAACTGTATTGAAAATCGAACCTACCGGTGAGTACCTTAACAATCAGCCGGAGTTTCAGGTAAAAGTAAAAGTACAGTCTGCGCAAGGAAAAGAATTTGTGGCCGAAATGACCGAGGTACTGTCTTATTCCAGATACGAAGTGATACGGCAGGGAAGCAGTGTATTGGTAAAATATGATCCTGAATATGTCAGGAGGGCAATTCTTTGCAATTAAAAGACTGTGAGATCAGGATTGAAGAAAAACCGGGCGCGTCCGTTGGGAAAAATGGGGGAGCTTGCGGACAGAAAAACGGAGTAAAGAAAAAAGTAAGTGTGTGTATAGTCTAACGTTATAGTGTGTGATACCCACTTTTATTAAGCCGTTACAAACAAAATAGTTCTAGGCCGCTTTCACAAAGTTGTTGACTGACAGGTCAAATTCAGTTAACTATCGGTTTGTTTAAAGCAATTTTCCCTTTCTCAGCTAATCAACAGCTACTTTTCAATCTCAATTTTACTGATCACTTCTTCGAGATCAATTCCTTCTCCCAGTACCGGCTTAAACAAATCACCCTCCTGCCGGACCCGTTCTATCGCATTGTTGATCGTGAAATCTTTCAGCTGCAATCCCTTCCTGACTTCGTCCCAATGCAGTGGCATGGATACGGTGGCACCGGGTTTTGGCCTGACTGAATAGGGCGCGGCCAATGTTGCTTTCGGCCTGTTTTGTAAATAGTCGATATATAGCTTTCCTTTTCTGTTTTTCGTCATTCGCTCCACACTGGTAAAGCCCGGCAATTCCTGCTGTACCTGGGATGCGACCCAGTTCGCGAACATCTGGCATTGATCATAGGTATATTTTGCGGCAAGCGGAATGTAAATGTGCAATCCTGTGGAGCCGGAGGTTTTACAGTAGCTGACCACCTGAATGGAATCCAGCAGCTGCTTTATAGTCTGGGCGGTAAGTATCACCTGCTCAAACGTATTGGAAGTATCGGGATCCAGGTCAAGCAGGCACCAGTCGGGGTTATCGGGCGTTTCAATGCGGCTATTCCAGGGGTTTACATCAATGCATCCCAGATTGATCATATATAGCAGGCTGGCTTCATCATTGCTAATCATGAAGTTTTTCTTCTCATTGTCAGCCTCATAGGGAAAAGTATCAATCCAGGACGGCACCTTTCCGGTTACATCTTTCTGGTAGAAACTTTTCCCGTTGATACCATTCGGGAACCTGTTCAGCGACATAGGCCGGTTTTCGAGGTAAGGCATGATGAAGGGTGCAATCTGGTAATAGTAATTGATCAAATCGCGTTTCGTGATTTTTTCTTCCGGCCAGAATACTTTGCTCAGGTTTGAAAATTTAAGCTCATTCCCGTTCAGTTTTCTTGTTTGAGTTTCGTCTTTGGGATTAAGGAGTGTCTTCCGTTTCGCTTTCCCCGGCTTGCTGATCACCTTATTTTTTTCGTCATTATCTTCAACGACTTCCTCCGCAGGTTTCTCTATTTCCCTGACAACATCCCTGGCCGCCTTATCCTCGCGCATACCTTCGAATGAGGGGTGCCTGAAAACCCCGTCTGCCGTGACCTCCGCAAAACTGATCTCGCACACCAGTTCAGGTTTTAGCCAGGTAGCATCTGCTTTGGGCGGATTTGGCCGGAAACGCGAGGGCT
This Dyadobacter sp. UC 10 DNA region includes the following protein-coding sequences:
- a CDS encoding response regulator, with amino-acid sequence MDKREVYLVDDSADQRLLIRTIFKEFLPNYHVRFFQGAAELYQFMVLQSSPEYSGRHPGLIILDLHMPNINGYDLLRLVRKTPDNQYTMWSTLPIIILTNSSSDQDIQKCYSAGANSFIVKPVEFEELRFLIETVCHYWIDYNSQPMPARKENII
- a CDS encoding DUF3592 domain-containing protein, producing the protein MEDTDRAIGATIILICMVAYSIYSTFRKRRREERKKKILKEGVEANATVLKIEPTGEYLNNQPEFQVKVKVQSAQGKEFVAEMTEVLSYSRYEVIRQGSSVLVKYDPEYVRRAILCN